Proteins encoded together in one Planctomyces sp. SH-PL14 window:
- a CDS encoding sigma-54-dependent transcriptional regulator → MPTPNESAPAPAPSAAASAATPSVRRSVLIVEDEAIIRKTLAEFLTGEGFDVAQAGSMADALQVARTRDFNVAICDVQLPDGDGIVLQRRLQQINPSVFVLIITAYATVENAVEAFKAGAFDFLVKPVIYEDLNNKLRRVFQYRDLYLENQALRRELAQPQKFDQIVGSSKPLQELLATISKIAPTHSNVLLVGETGTGKELFARAIHAAGPRKDEKFLAVNCATRPVEQLEAELFGSESTGQAQLGILRTAGTGTVFLDEISELPMGTQTKLLRAMEYQESMPVGGTDTYAVTSRIIASSSQDLLKLVGEQSFQEDLFYRLDGMKLRIPPLRERLDDIPELVDHFVGRHSRAMRKRVTSANSETIRLLMAAQWKGNVRQLDNAIERAVIMCDKTSIEPDDLPPDLLGVGQPLPDTDDLRSALRHYERLHIMRVLRQCPDKREAAKRLRLGLSSLYRKIEELDIET, encoded by the coding sequence ATGCCCACCCCCAACGAATCCGCACCTGCCCCTGCACCCTCCGCCGCCGCATCCGCTGCGACGCCCTCCGTCCGCCGATCCGTCCTGATCGTCGAAGACGAGGCGATCATCCGGAAGACGCTGGCCGAATTCCTCACCGGCGAAGGATTTGACGTCGCCCAGGCCGGCTCCATGGCCGACGCCCTCCAGGTCGCCCGCACCCGCGACTTCAATGTCGCGATCTGCGACGTGCAGTTGCCCGACGGCGACGGCATCGTCCTCCAGCGGCGACTCCAGCAGATCAACCCCTCCGTCTTCGTCCTCATCATCACCGCCTACGCGACGGTCGAAAACGCCGTCGAGGCCTTCAAGGCCGGAGCCTTCGACTTCCTCGTCAAACCGGTCATCTACGAGGACCTCAACAACAAGCTCCGCCGCGTCTTCCAGTACCGCGACCTCTACCTCGAAAACCAGGCCCTCCGCCGCGAACTCGCCCAGCCACAGAAGTTCGACCAGATCGTCGGCTCCAGCAAACCGCTCCAGGAACTCCTGGCCACGATCAGCAAGATCGCTCCCACCCACTCCAACGTCCTCCTCGTCGGCGAAACCGGTACCGGCAAGGAACTCTTCGCCCGCGCCATCCACGCCGCCGGCCCCCGTAAGGACGAGAAGTTCCTGGCGGTGAACTGCGCCACGCGGCCGGTCGAGCAACTCGAAGCGGAACTGTTCGGCAGCGAGTCCACCGGACAGGCCCAGCTTGGCATCCTCCGGACCGCCGGGACCGGGACCGTCTTCCTCGACGAGATTTCCGAACTCCCGATGGGGACCCAGACGAAGCTGCTCCGGGCGATGGAGTACCAGGAGAGCATGCCGGTCGGCGGGACCGACACCTACGCCGTCACCTCCCGGATCATCGCCTCCTCCAGCCAGGACCTCCTCAAGCTCGTCGGCGAACAGAGTTTCCAGGAGGACCTCTTCTACCGCCTCGACGGAATGAAGCTCCGCATTCCCCCCCTGCGGGAACGGCTCGACGACATTCCGGAGCTCGTCGACCACTTCGTCGGCCGACACTCGCGGGCGATGCGGAAGCGGGTCACGAGCGCCAACAGCGAGACGATCCGCCTCCTGATGGCGGCCCAGTGGAAGGGGAACGTCCGCCAGCTCGACAACGCGATCGAGCGGGCGGTCATCATGTGCGACAAGACGTCGATCGAGCCCGACGACCTGCCGCCCGACCTCCTCGGCGTCGGCCAGCCCCTCCCCGACACCGACGACCTCCGCTCCGCTCTGCGGCACTACGAGCGGCTGCACATCATGCGGGTCCTCCGGCAGTGCCCGGACAAGCGGGAGGCCGCCAAACGCCTTCGCCTGGGGCTTTCGAGCCTGTACCGCAAGATCGAAGAGCTCGACATTGAAACGTGA
- a CDS encoding glycosyltransferase family 2 protein, with translation MSTTTENFSRATPLSAIPRGKVIVVMPAYNAATTVKATVEDLPPDAVDEIILVDDCSKDNTVEVAQGLGLTVIRHESNQGYGGNQKTCYTRALESGADYVVMIHPDYQYDARAVGVAVDIMRLGTCDVVLGSRIRTRREALAGGMPMWKYIANRLLTLTENLALGQNLGDFHSGFRAYRREVLERIPWQNNTNDFAFDSQFLAQSVYFGFKLGDIPVPVRYFDQASSINFRRCITYGNTTLLILVQFWLQKLGLARFKIFQKREG, from the coding sequence ATGTCCACGACCACTGAGAACTTCTCCCGCGCCACGCCGCTTTCCGCCATTCCGCGCGGGAAGGTGATCGTCGTCATGCCCGCCTACAACGCGGCGACGACCGTGAAGGCGACCGTCGAGGACCTGCCGCCGGACGCCGTCGACGAGATCATCCTGGTCGACGACTGCAGCAAGGACAACACGGTCGAAGTCGCCCAGGGGCTGGGCCTGACGGTGATCCGCCACGAGTCCAACCAGGGCTACGGCGGGAACCAGAAGACCTGCTACACGCGGGCCCTGGAGTCCGGCGCGGACTACGTCGTGATGATCCACCCGGACTACCAGTACGACGCGCGGGCGGTCGGCGTGGCGGTCGACATCATGCGGCTGGGGACGTGCGACGTGGTCCTCGGCTCGCGGATCCGCACCCGTCGCGAGGCCCTGGCCGGGGGGATGCCGATGTGGAAGTACATCGCCAACCGCCTCCTGACGCTGACCGAGAACCTCGCCCTGGGGCAGAACCTGGGGGACTTTCACAGCGGGTTCCGGGCCTATCGCCGGGAAGTGCTGGAGCGGATTCCCTGGCAGAACAACACGAACGACTTTGCCTTCGACAGCCAGTTCCTGGCGCAGTCGGTCTACTTCGGCTTCAAGCTGGGCGACATCCCGGTCCCGGTCCGGTACTTCGATCAGGCGTCGAGTATCAACTTCCGGCGGTGCATCACCTACGGGAACACGACGCTTCTGATTTTGGTGCAGTTCTGGCTCCAGAAGCTGGGCCTGGCCCGGTTCAAGATCTTCCAGAAGCGCGAGGGCTGA
- a CDS encoding twin-arginine translocase TatA/TatE family subunit, which translates to MFTEFTSGLTTLGFIFGNANPWELMILGMIALLLFGKRLPEVAKSLGKGIVEFKKGLAGVEDEIRGSGSSSSSSNRSTNVRRPEAIDEEPIVSAPKFEPPKSEPVVSGSSSEQA; encoded by the coding sequence ATGTTCACGGAATTCACTTCCGGCCTCACGACCCTCGGCTTCATCTTCGGCAACGCCAACCCCTGGGAACTCATGATCCTGGGGATGATCGCCCTCCTGCTGTTCGGCAAGCGGCTGCCGGAAGTGGCCAAGAGCCTCGGCAAGGGAATCGTTGAATTCAAGAAGGGACTGGCCGGCGTGGAAGACGAGATCCGCGGCAGCGGAAGCTCCAGCTCCTCCAGCAACCGCTCCACCAACGTCCGCCGCCCGGAAGCGATCGACGAAGAGCCGATCGTCTCCGCCCCCAAGTTCGAACCCCCGAAGTCGGAACCGGTCGTCTCCGGTTCGAGCAGCGAACAGGCCTGA